ATGATCGGATATCAGGCTCAAGTCATCCCAGCGATACTTGCAGGGTTCGTCTTGGCATATTTAGAACGGTACTTGAGAGATAAAGTGCATAATTCCATTTCCATGATCGTCGTTCCATTTTTCGCTTTACTTCCAACTGTTATCATTGCCCACACCATTTTGGGGCCTTTAGGCTGGAAAATAGGTTCTGTCATTTCTACTGTTGTATATTCAGGATTGAATTCATCAGTTGGCTGGCTATTTGCTGCAGTTTTCGGCTTTGCCTACGCACCGCTTGTCATCACGGGACTGCATCACATGACAAATGCAATCGATCTTCAGCTCATGAGTGAACTTGGCGGTACGAACCTATGGCCGATGATCGCATTATCCAATATTGCACAAGGAACGGCAGTGCTTGCAATGATTTACATCAACAGAAAGGACCAGGAGGAAAGACAAGTTTCCATCCCCGCTACGATTTCATGTTATCTAGGTGTAACCGAGCCAGCCATGTTCGGGATTAACCTGAAATACGGCTTTCCGTTCTTAGCCGGTATGATCGGTTCACTTTTCGCGGGCATCGTTTCAGTCGGATCAGGAGTAATGGCAAATTCCATCGGTGTTGGGGGGATCCCGGGTATTCTATCCATCCAGCCACAGCACATGGGAATGTTTGCACTCGCGATGTTGGTTGCTTTCGTTGTGCCATTCATTTTGACTATTGTATTCTCCAAACGTCCTAAAATGAATTTGAAAACAAGAACGAAAACAACGAAATTAAATGCTTAATAACGTGGAGGGGGAGCATTCTCCCTCTTTTTTACCATACTGGCAAAAGAGACATCAGGGATAGCAGAGGAGGAATCATAATGAAGGATTTTAAAAAAAGTACCATCTATCAAATTTATCCGAAGTCATTTAAGGATTCGAACGGTGACGGCATCGGGGACATAAATGGTGTTATTGAAAAACTTGATTATCTGAATGAACTGGGAGTGGATTATATTTGGCTGACCCCTTTTTATCGTTCCCCTCAGAATGATAATGGATATGATGTAGCGGATTATACATCCATTGATCCTGTTTTCGGGACGATGGATGATTTCGAAAGATTGGTGAAGGAAGCTAATTCGCGGGATATCCAAATCATGTTGGATATGGTATTCAACCATACATCAACAGAGCATGAATGGTTCCAAAAAGCATTGTCTGGAGATAAAGAATATAAGGACTATTATATTTTCAAGAAATCGAAAGATGGAGAGCCCCCTACCAATTGGATTTCGAAATTCGGGGGCCCTGCATGGGAATATGTAGCGGAACATGATGAATACTACCTTCACTTGTTCGATCGGACCCAAGCTGATCTTAACTGGGAAAATCCCAGAGTAAGGCAGGAAATCTTCAATGTAGTTAACTTCTGGATGGATAAAGGTGTCAAAGGCTTCCGTTTGGATGTGATCAATCTTATTTCGAAACCTGACTTCTATGAAAATGACGATGATGGAGATGGACGCTGCTTTTATACAGATGGTCCCAAAATTCATCAATTCCTTAAAGAGATGCATGAAGAAACATTTGGGAAGGATGTAGAGGTGATGACTGTAGGGGAAATGTCATCGACGACCATTGACCATTGCATCAAATATTCATCTCCAGTTGAAAAGGAGCTGTCCATGGTATTCAGTTTCCATCATCTAAAGGTGGATTATAAAGATGGGGAAAAGTGGTCACTGGCAGATTTTGACTTCAGGCAGTTAAAGGAGATCCTAAGCAGCTGGCAGTATGGGATGCAAGAAGGAAATGGATGGAATGCCCTGTTCTGGTGCAACCATGACCAGCCGAGGATCGTATCCAGGTTTGGGAATGATCAAGAGTATCATAAGGAATCTGCCAAGATGCTGGCAACAGCCATTCATATGCTTAGGGGAACCCCTTATATTTATCAAGGGGAGGAAATAGGAATGACCAACCCGAAATTCAATGATATTGGTCAATATCGGGATGTGGAATCGATTAATTATTATAATATTTTAAAAGAGGCAGGCAAGAATGAAAAGGATATAATCGAAATTCTTCAGGCTAAATCCCGTGATAATTCTCGAACTCCCATGCAGTGGGAAGATACGGAGCACGTAGGCTTTACAAAAGTGACGCCATGGATTTCAGTGCCTGAAAATTCTAAGGTAATAAACGCTGAACACGCATTGAAGGAACGGGATTCCATTTTTCATCATTACCAAAAACTTATATTCTTACGCAAGAAACATGATATCATTGCATATGGGGATTACCAGGAAATTCTTGGCGACCATGACCAATTGTTCGCATATGTTCGCAGTTATAAAGATGAGAAACTTTTGGTCATCAATAACTTTTATGCAAAAGAAGCGTCCTTCAAGATTCCAAAAGATATGGTCCTATTTGGATACAACTCAGAGCTCTTGCTCTCAAACTATATCGATTCGAAAGAACTTGCAGGTGATTTTATCCTTCGTCCCTATGAATCGGTTGCCTATTTGTTGAAAAAGGACAAGTAGCAGACAAGAAAAATATATTGTGGTGATGAAATGAACAGCAAATATCTATCGCTATATAGTGATATCGTTTCAAAAATTGAAGAAGGAACCTTTCCGACAAATTCAAAGCTTCCTTCCGAAAGCAGCTTCATGGAAGAGTATGGCATATCCAGGGATACTGTGAGAAAGTCATTACAGTTGCTTGAACAAAATGGATATATCCATAAAATCAAAGGCAAGGGTTCATTTGTCTTGGATTTCAGCAAATTTAATTTTCCTGTAGCAGGGTTGATTTCCTATAAAGAAATGGTGGAAAAGTTGAATTTGCATTCCAGAACGATCATCCATAAGTTGGAGCTTGAGACTCCTGACGCAAACATGTCAAAGCTTCTGGACTTAACGGATGGTGGTAAAGTATGGAAAGTGTTTCGGGCACGGCAAATCAACGGCAAGAAAATCATACTGGATAAAGACTATTTCAAAAGCGAGTTCGTAACCAACCTGACGAAGGAAATTTGTGAGGATTCGATTTATGGATATATTGAAAAGGGACTCGGACTCCAGATCGGTTTTTCCAATAAGGAAATTACCGTGGAGCCATGCAGTGAAGAAGATAGACAATTATTGGACATTGAAGACTTCGATATGGTGGCAGTTGTGAAAAGTACGGTCCATTTAATCGATGGAAGCTTGTTTCAGTATAGTGAATCCAGGCATAGACCCGATAAATTCAAGTTCACGGACTTTGCACGAAGAACTTGGTGAATGCGAAAGGTAATTGATGAATGGCAGGCTAGAGATGAAATGAAAAAACAATTAGATTGCCAAGGGAAATGCTGCAGAATTATATGGAAGAGATGGAATGATTCATGAAAGGTCAGCTCCATTCAAAAAGAGAAGGTCGCCGTGGCGGCCTTTTTGACTGCTGTTCAATGTATCCCAGCACGTAAATGGCTGCCACAAACGTTTGTAAATGCAGATGGACCGTTTTTCAAGGAGTGGCCACTAAGTACATTGATAATTACCTTTTCTGGCACCAATTTCTTAGTTGAATAAAAAAGTGCCTTTTCAAGAACGCCTAAAAGATTTGTTTCTTACACCCTGTAAACGAGTATATTTTTCAACCGCTCCAAGTTAAGAGCGTAAAAAACGTGGCATTATCAACCAAGTTTTTATCGGAACTTGTAACTATAAATCTTTTCTGCAAAAAAGCATACAATCAAACCGATAATTAATGGAACCAACGAACCAGCTGAAATGAAGAAGCCGTTTCCGTTCTCTGTATATTCGTGATGGAACATTAACCAAGGAATAGTAAACATATTACCAACCAGATAAAGCATTCCTGTCGTCAATACAAATGAACCAAAGGTAACTATGAAGCTCTTTAATTTCATCTAAACACCTCCTAATTAGATATTAACAGACCTTTCAGTTATTTCTAATATTATACAATTCATTTTTCTGGTAGCAACAATCTTTTAGAAAAGAGCCTTTTATTTTTAAACGAACGGGGGGAGAGGAGGATCATCAAACCATTAGTTTGACGATCCTTCTGCTTGTTTGGGAGTATGGGAAGCATTTAGTAACACCACTCCACCAATGATTAATACTAAGCCACCTAATGTAGTGATACTAAATGGCTCACTCCATAATAGTACGCCAATTAATGCAGTTAAAGCTGTGCCTATTCCTGACCAAATGGCATAAGCTAAGCTTAACGGAATTGTTTTAAGACATATAGATAAGCTATAAAATGCAATTCCAAATCCTATTATAACCCCAAGTGAAGCGAATAAATGCGTGAATCCTTCAGACAACTTAAGCATGGTCGTACCAAAGACTTCGCTTAAGATGGATATTCCTAAAGCCATGTATCCTTTCATACTATCACCTCCGATTACTAAATTGTTAATTGCCTCCACTTGAGAGCTTCAAAACCACCACTCCTCCAATGATCAGGACTAAACCTAAAAATTTTTTCACGTTAAAGCTTTCTTTATAAACGATAACTCCTACTAAAGCAGTTAAAGCTGTGCCTATTCCAGACCAAATGGCATAAGCCGTTCCTAGCGGTATGGTTATTAATGATAACGATAGGCAATAAAAAGCCAAACCCATTCCAATTACCACACCTATGGAAGGGAATAACCTTTTAAACCCGTTTGATATTTTTAACATCGAACTGCCAAACACTTCACTTAGGATGGCTATTGCCAAAAATGCATAAGGATTCAAGATGAACTCCTCCTAAATATTGATCTATTTTTTCAATCACTTCCCCAAGAATCTTATCATCTAAAGGACTCATATAAAACTAATACTGCCTATAGTCAGTTTCATATTTACTGTCATTGCAGTACACGCTCAATATTAGGCTGAAGGTGATGCAATAAGCCGCTTCTTCGGACCTGACGGCAACATATAAGTAGGGCGAACAGGAATTTTCAGGAATTTTGTCGAATTATTCCTTTAACGATTATATTGGGGTGAACTTATTTCATGGAATTTATAATAAACAAAGAATGCTTTAATAAGGCGATTACAGATGTCAGCCATGCCGTTTCCATAAAAACACATATTCCCATTTTATCAGGAATAAAGATAGTGGCTAATAGCGATTGCTTAACCCTTCTTGGCGGTAATTCCGATATTGTCATTGAAAAAAACATTCCTTTAACGATTGACGGTGTAATGAAATTGGAGGTTTTTAAAAAGGGCACGGTTGTATTATCGGCAAAATATTTAAGTGAAATCGTTAAAAAATCACCTGATGTCATTCATGTAAAGATGAACGAAAATCAATCGGTTACAATCCAATCAAATGAAATAGTAACAAACCTAAATGGGTTACATTCCGGGGAATATCCAAATCTTCCTCAAGTGGAGGAAGCTGGTTATTTTAATATCCCAAGTGTTGAATTATTGGAAATCATAAAACAAACAGTGTTTGCCGTTTCTAAAAGCGGTGTAAGACCTGCTTTGACAGGAGTCAATTTGTCAATCAAGGATAACAAGCTTTCTTGTGTTGCAACAAATTCCCATCGTTTAGCGTTAAGAGAACTTCCGTTAGAATCGAAGGTGAATGGGTCATTCACCGTTCCAAGTAAATGCCTTAATGAATTAACCAAGTTAATTAATAATGAAGCAGGTATCATACATATTTTCATCACAAAAAGTTATATCGTCTTTAAAGCAAATACTATCTCACTGTATTCAAGGCTGATTGAAGGTAATTACCCGAATGTATCAGGATTGCTGCCCCAAGATTTGAAAACGATCATCACCATGGATACCAATGCACTATTAAAGGGTATTGATAGGGCCTGCCTTTTTGCAAGTGAATGGAGAAATAACAATGTTCATTTAGAAATCTTGGATAATAGTAAGCTAAGGATATCTTCTAATTCATCGGAATTAGGGAAGATAGAAGAAACGCAAAGCATCAAGGCAATCAGAGGTGATGCGGGGTTAAGTATATCACTGGATGGAAGTTTTTTATTGGATGCCTTAAAAGCGATAAAAGAAAAAGAGGTAAAGCTAAGTTTTGGTGGTCCAATGAAACCTATCTTAATCGAGCCAAGCGATAATTCCTCCTATCTTCATCTAATTTCACCAGTGAGAACATACTAAAGCGGAAAGACTGTAGGAAAAGAATAACAGGGGTGAATCGCCAACCGGTAACATCGGATTAATGAAATGACTTAAGACCCCAAAAAAGTCGGATTTATCCTTACTGAGTTTATTGATGTGAAATGAAGCCATGCGCAATTCCATTTCATCCATGGCGATTTGTACAAGTGACTTGAGAATATCCTACTCTGCTTCTGTAATCGCACGCGCCTTATAATCAATGATGCACATCTAGGTAACAGAATTCTTTTAATAAGAACGTCAGGAAAAAGCGAATGTAAGATTATGTATTTATCAGTCGTATTGCCTTGCTTGAGTACTGTCGGAAGATTTTATTTTAAAATAAACCACGGTAGAATATATGAAATAAATATGACCCTATGATAGCTAAATACTCACGATTCGTTTTGCAGTAGTGATTATTCTCCTATATCCAGTAAGGAACGCACCAAGTACAATACCTGAGCATTTAAGCCAATGGAGCTTCATTTTATAACATGGGAAAATAAAAAGATGAAACAAAATAAGAAAGGGGGAGAACAAGTCATACTATGACTCGCTCTCCTTTTTGTTCTTAGTAAACCGCCACTTCAATCATACAGTAAGATCGAAACTACTGCTGGGTAGTTCTTTTTCCAAATGCAAAACTAATACAATAACTGCTAAAATGCCTTATTTTCATGTGTTCTGATTGTTCTTTATCTACATAACAACCAAACATACTATTTCCTCTATTACTATATCTTTTAATAGAAAGGGGGAAGAAAGAGTGCAATCACCTTGTATCTTAGAAGTTGATGATCAATTCTTTTTAGTCACTGAAATTGATGATGTATCTACACTTAGAATCCGTATTTCCGCTCTATTGGCATCATCTTTAATAGGATTAGGATTCCCAGACTGCGGCGAATAGGTCAATTTCCCAACATTTTTCAGGTATCCCACTTCAATAATGCTTGTGCATAAACTATACAAAACTAGTTAATCAGATGTATCGGCATGTAAAAAAGGATCTACTATAGGAAGATCCCTTTTTACTACTTCTTCACTAACAAAGTTCTTTAACTTCAGCACATTTGAAGCTTTCTGATGAAATACGTACTTTTTCAAAAGCCACTCTTGTCTGATGCTGGCTTTCTTAGCCAAATAAACGTGCCGGTCTAACAAAGGTTTTGTTTAGCTTTTAATTACGGGCACTATAGAGTTAATCTTCCCTTATTTAGGTAAGTTCTTCATTATCCATTGTTTAATTAACTTAGCGACTTGGGGCGGCGAAGTGGTAGAAGTGTCTAAAGTAGGTTTTGGTGGAACTGATGTTTTGGCTTCTTGAACTAACTTCTCAGATAGTGCATTCATATAATTAATGCTGTCAGCCGTCCATTTGCCACGAGCCGATAATCGTTGTGTACGAGCTTCACCGTTACAATAAAGATGCAGGTAATGACTGGATTAAAGAAAGGGAAATGGTCGCAAATTTCAACATTATATGGATCGGGTACTTTGCCGAATAATACGGAATTACGTCCGGAATAAGCACTATAATAGGCAACTTTCAACCAATTATCACAAGCTGTTAGATAATCGTCATTGTTAACGATAAGATCTATATCAAATACATTGAAATCCACCATGAGTTTCTGCAATTCCAGTGAGGTTGCTGATTTTCCTGAGCCACTAATGCCAGTTACAATAAAAAGAGGGAAAGTCATGATCATCACCTTCCAGTATGTTGAGGAAATAGGTTACAAATATCATAAAGATATTTTCACTATATTTATTAGTTTTTTGAAACTGTTGTTTCGCGCCTTTTTTACCCAGATGTAAAAAGAAACTTGAAGGCATATGTATGTTTTAGGAATGGGGTTCTTCTTTACGGCTAGGATTGTACTTTTGGAATTTGGACGTTGCTTGGTTTGTAATATAAAAATACACAGGTTTATAGAAAGGGGATAATTATGATTGTTAGTCAAACCTGGGATCATGAAGTGATTGCAAAATTAAATCAAAATGTTCACAATCTGCATGCAAAACTATATCCGAGGTATTTTAAGGAATATGATTATTGTGCAATGAAGGGAACTTTCGAAAGGTTGGTGAAAAATAACAGTTTTGTTTTTCTCGTTTTAAAAGAACTTGAAGAACCGATCGGTTACGCATGGATTGAATTTAAAACCTATCCAGAAAGCGCTTTTAAAAATGAGTATAAATCAGTATATGTGCATCAGCTTAGTATCACTGAAAGTCAAACCCAAAAAGGTTACGGTAAAAAACTAATGAATGAGGTCTATGAAATGGCTAAAAAGAACGATATAGATTTAATTGAACTGGATTATTGGTGTGAAAACATTGCTGCAAAAGAGTTTTATAAGAAACAAAACTTTAAAATGTATAGGGAATTTGCATTTAGACAGTTGTAAACCCTTTGAATGTCAATTTCAAAGGTTGATGGAAGGAATGAATAAAAACCCCGAATCGGGGTTTTTAATTAATATCTTAACATTCTCCTCGAAAGACTGGGGGGTTGAGGAACTCCACAAACAAAGCTTTGGCTATAACACTCTTTCACGATACTTCGGGTATGCGGAATATATGTGGTGAAATGTTTATTCACGGTAGTTGTATGTGTCGGATGAAAAACTGGAATCACGTTGTTAATGACATTAGTTTTAACATTTTGCTTTGTCGGGGAGATTTGAGGTGGATTATACTGAGTAGGCATTCTGTGAGGCGGGAAATATTGTGGTGGACATTGACCGCCTTTCGGATGCCCCCAGGGCTTATTATACATTTAAACACCTCCTGGATTTTTTTGAGAGTCATTGTTAGTTTATGAAAAAAATTGATAAAGGGACTGGTATAGATGCCTTTATCAAAAGTTCATATACATATTATAATTTTCGATCAATTAAAAAATGAATAAACATTAATTTAAACGAATTTGGTTAATTGCTTGGCGAACAAATGACTCGTGTCTTTTCCTCCAGCTATTTTCCTTGCTTTTTTCCAAGCCCCATTCAGGAAATGTAGATAACCGTAACGCGGCAAATAATTGCCAGAATGGTAAGTTTGTAAAATTCAACTCCGGCATCATGGATTTATATTGATGGGTGAAGTCATCCATCGCTTGCATTCCAAAATGATATGAAATTTCGAGTTGACTATTGGCAAGGTCAGCCAAAGGGTCCCCTATGCCTGAGTCTTCCCAATCAATTATGGAAACTAGTTTATCCTCTTTCCATAATATATTTCCTGGCCAATAATCACCATGAAGGATCACTTTTTTATTCATGGAGGGTAATGGCATGAAAGATTTTAACAAATCTCTAATCATGCTTAGATTTAATGTTTCGTCCAAGAGTACCCTTTCTTTATTATTTAACATCTCAACATATGTATTTTCTACTTTAGGCAGGAATGATAAAGATAGATCTGCACAATCAACACGGTGGATTTTTGCTAGATTGATTGCCAATTGTAAGATATGATCATTAAGATTTGAGGGGGAGAATTCTGACTTACCCTCAATAAATTCGAGAATTATGCATGGCTTGGAAAATATCTCGCAGGATTTCTCAAGGTAATATGGCATCGGTACAGGCAAACCGGCAGCTTTCAATATCCCTAAGAGCTGGTGTTCATCTGCTGCAATATTCGGATTCCGTTTCAAGTCATTATCACCGTGCTGACGAACGATCATTTTTACGATCCGCCCTGACGATTGTAATAGTTCTAGTCCTGTCACCTGTGCAGAAATACCGCCTTTTAATTCCCATGCGCGAATTAGCTTGTTTCCTTGATCAAACTTTTGAACCAATCGTTCAAACTTATCATATTCGTTCATCATATGTCATCTCCTAATCCCGTTCATTGTTAAGGAATTTAAGTTCACATTTTCCTATAACTTTCGCGAAAAATTCAAAGGCCTCATTGCTGCAAATTCAATAAATGAAACCAATAGCTTGTTACAGTAATTTAAACAAGTGAGGTGTGCTGAAAATGAAAATTGGAAAATATAAAGTGGATGCACCAACAGGGACGTTACAATATCATATTACTGAAAACGGAAATCCAAATAAAGTTTTTTAACGGTGGTGCTGGACCGATAGAGGGGTGGATGAAAATCCTCCCGGCAATTTCGGAATCTGAATCAGTATTTTCCTATTATCGTTTTGATGTTGCTGGCAGCGATAAACCGAAGGAAAACCAAGACGGGATAAATATTGTTAACATTTGAGCCCCCTTATTTATTGGTGGGACATTCCCCAGGCGGCTTATATGCTAGCAATAAATAAAATAAACCATCAACAATTAATTAAGCTTTTTGTTTGAGCATTATTGTTAATGCTGACTTTTTCTTAAATCGCTCAATCTCCTCCACCACTATTTTTATAGATGGGTTATTCCCCATTAATTCCTGCTGATGCCTAAGTGAAAAAAAGCAGATAGCTTTTTCAAAAAATTCTCGTCCATTGGGCGAATGTCATAATATAAAAGGCAAAAAACACCTAATGGTGTGTATATTTTTGGAATCCAGGCGAGATGAAGAATACTATATCTTTTGAAACTTCTTTAATAATCCGATAGTTATATGTACAAGCATTTGTTCTTGCTTAACATAAGATTAATAGAGGTGATAGAAATGGTGAAAGTATTTATTGATCCCGGCCATGGAGGTACGGATCCAGGCTCGGTGGGGAATGGATTAAGAGAAAAGGATTTAACTTTATCCATTGCAACTCGAATTAAAGATATCTTATTAATAGAATATAATAATGTTTATGTAAAAATGAGCAGGACCCAAGATACGTACCCCTCCTTAAACGATCGTACGAATGCAGCGAACGCGTGGGGAGCGGACTTTTATCTCTCCATCCACATAAATGCCGGCGGCGGAACCGGGTACGAGGATTACATCTATACGTCCACTAACCAGGTCACGAAAACGTATCAAGATCATATTCATTCAGAGGTCATGAAGCTTATCAACATCCAAGACAGAGGACAAAAAACAGGAGATTTACATGTACTTCGTGAAACGGACATGCCTGCACTCCTGTCTGAAAATGGATTTATCGATAATGTCAATGACGCAGCCAAATTGAAAACGGCTTCCTTTATCGAATCACTCGCTCGCGGACATGTAAACGGTTTAGTTAAATGCTTCAATCTTACAAAGAAAAGTATAGCTGTATACCACACTGTCGTTAGTGGGGATACCGTATACTCCTTAAGCATCGCTTATGGCAGTACGGTTCAGCAAATTAAAGATTGGAACGGTCTTGACAGTCAGTACAACATTACGGTAAACCAGAAGTTGCGTGTTAAATGAATAATTAATAATTGACTGGTTAAATTATTTATAACTTCCAGAAGCACTCCACGCAGGAAGCCCTTCTCAAAAAGAGAGGGGCTTTTCCAGGTTCAAGAATATGTATGTAATGAAATCATCATGTACATTCTACTGTCCTGTTTTGTCCATCACTTGGATAATAGTGGAGGGTGTGAAATGTAAGCTATGCTTTTTCATATAGACTGACACAAATTTAAATGGATTCTTTGTAATGGCATATAAAAAGCACAAACCATAATGGCTTGTACCTAAAATGTATCAGCAAATAACTGAATTGAATCTATGTATTGTTGCTCATTAACCTTTTATTTTCCTTTAAGTAAAGTAACCCTCGAGATGGATATTAATCGTATATTTTAATGGCTTGAACCACTTTTCCTAAAATACGGACTCTATCATTTTTGATGTTATAGGTTTTGTCTTCATAAAAAGGATCCGTGCTGCAGGGAGTGAGGGTGATGTTTTCTTCATTGATATTCACTTTTTTGACTGTTGCATCGTGACCATTTACTAAAACGACACCAATTTTTCCGTTTTCAACGAAGTTCGTTTTTTCAACGAGAATCAATGATCCGTCACTGAATTCTTCGTTCATGCTATTGCCATTCACTCTAAGGAAAAAATATTCTTTATTCGATTTTAGCATCGAATTTAATGTCGGCATATAGGCTTCAATATATTCATTGGTAAAATGAGGATCTCCAGCAGGGATATTTCCGTAAACACCAATTAATCTTACATTCTTTTCATTTAGGAATTCCATTCCAGGATTATTTCTATCGGCAGGTGCTCCTTCAATCAGGTGGGATAGCGGTATTTCAAAGCATGTGGACATCATGCTCAATTTATCCATTAAAGGTTTATTCCTTCCGGATTCCCAGGCCGATACTGCTGTTGGGGCCACTTTTAAAATATTTGCCAAATCTTCTTGTGTCATTTTTCTTTCTTTTCTTAACATTTTAATCCGTTCACCAATGTGCATATTTCTTCACCTCTTACTTGAATATACACTATGAGTGAAAGTGAGTAAACTTAAAGAGCGTGAATTTTGCGAAAAGTTGTTGGAAACTATACTTCAAGTGTGGTATTATTTTTTTAGACAGGTGGTGACAAAGATATGACAAACATTAAATTCACACTTAAACAAGCGAGGAAGTATAAAGGATTGACTCAAGATGAAATGGCTAAAGTGCTGAAGATGGCCAAGAGGACTTACATTGACTATGAGCAATATAAGATTCCTTTGCGAATCGATAAGGCTTATTTATTTGCTGAATGTGTAGGATTCTCAATCGACGAGATCATTTTTTTTGACCCTCACCTACACTTCAAATGTAGTTCATAGTTCAAGTGTACCAGCGTTTCTTCAACAGACTGACCATTCGTAATGTAAAGTCCAATCCATACACTCTTAACTTCCGTTGGAGAAGATTCAAGGAATGATGGAAAGAAGGTGAACAAAGTGGAAAGGGAAGTTGCAGTAGGAGCTGCTGCCGTTAGCACATATTAGATTGGAAGGAATTTCGTGGGGAGGCCATTGAGGATATCATTGTACACGACGGTGTTGTCAAATTGGATTATCATTGAAATTATTGATCCTAATTCTCAGGATGAAATACACGTATGTCGGAGGAAGAGGGGGAAGTATTTTTAAGGAGTAAAAATCCAAACTTCTTGATGTTCCTTAATAAAAAGGCTGTATGCTGAAAA
This sequence is a window from Brevibacillus sp. JNUCC-41. Protein-coding genes within it:
- the treP gene encoding PTS system trehalose-specific EIIBC component is translated as MGKYTEPATDLLQHVGGKENIATVTHCATRMRFALKDPSKADVTNIESIKLVKGTFTQAGQFQVIIGNEVSSFYNEFVSIAGLQEASKEDVKNAAKQNMSWLQRMIAHLADIFTPLIPAIVVGGLILGFRNIIGDIKMFDDSTKTLVDISQFWAGVHAFLWLIGEAIFHFLPVGITWSISKKMGTTQILGIVLGLTLVSPQLLNAYAVANTKASDIPFWDFGFAQVDMIGYQAQVIPAILAGFVLAYLERYLRDKVHNSISMIVVPFFALLPTVIIAHTILGPLGWKIGSVISTVVYSGLNSSVGWLFAAVFGFAYAPLVITGLHHMTNAIDLQLMSELGGTNLWPMIALSNIAQGTAVLAMIYINRKDQEERQVSIPATISCYLGVTEPAMFGINLKYGFPFLAGMIGSLFAGIVSVGSGVMANSIGVGGIPGILSIQPQHMGMFALAMLVAFVVPFILTIVFSKRPKMNLKTRTKTTKLNA
- the treC gene encoding alpha,alpha-phosphotrehalase, which codes for MKDFKKSTIYQIYPKSFKDSNGDGIGDINGVIEKLDYLNELGVDYIWLTPFYRSPQNDNGYDVADYTSIDPVFGTMDDFERLVKEANSRDIQIMLDMVFNHTSTEHEWFQKALSGDKEYKDYYIFKKSKDGEPPTNWISKFGGPAWEYVAEHDEYYLHLFDRTQADLNWENPRVRQEIFNVVNFWMDKGVKGFRLDVINLISKPDFYENDDDGDGRCFYTDGPKIHQFLKEMHEETFGKDVEVMTVGEMSSTTIDHCIKYSSPVEKELSMVFSFHHLKVDYKDGEKWSLADFDFRQLKEILSSWQYGMQEGNGWNALFWCNHDQPRIVSRFGNDQEYHKESAKMLATAIHMLRGTPYIYQGEEIGMTNPKFNDIGQYRDVESINYYNILKEAGKNEKDIIEILQAKSRDNSRTPMQWEDTEHVGFTKVTPWISVPENSKVINAEHALKERDSIFHHYQKLIFLRKKHDIIAYGDYQEILGDHDQLFAYVRSYKDEKLLVINNFYAKEASFKIPKDMVLFGYNSELLLSNYIDSKELAGDFILRPYESVAYLLKKDK
- the treR gene encoding trehalose operon repressor, with amino-acid sequence MNSKYLSLYSDIVSKIEEGTFPTNSKLPSESSFMEEYGISRDTVRKSLQLLEQNGYIHKIKGKGSFVLDFSKFNFPVAGLISYKEMVEKLNLHSRTIIHKLELETPDANMSKLLDLTDGGKVWKVFRARQINGKKIILDKDYFKSEFVTNLTKEICEDSIYGYIEKGLGLQIGFSNKEITVEPCSEEDRQLLDIEDFDMVAVVKSTVHLIDGSLFQYSESRHRPDKFKFTDFARRTW
- a CDS encoding DMT family transporter; this translates as MKGYMALGISILSEVFGTTMLKLSEGFTHLFASLGVIIGFGIAFYSLSICLKTIPLSLAYAIWSGIGTALTALIGVLLWSEPFSITTLGGLVLIIGGVVLLNASHTPKQAEGSSN
- a CDS encoding DMT family transporter, whose translation is MNPYAFLAIAILSEVFGSSMLKISNGFKRLFPSIGVVIGMGLAFYCLSLSLITIPLGTAYAIWSGIGTALTALVGVIVYKESFNVKKFLGLVLIIGGVVVLKLSSGGN
- the dnaN gene encoding DNA polymerase III subunit beta, yielding MEFIINKECFNKAITDVSHAVSIKTHIPILSGIKIVANSDCLTLLGGNSDIVIEKNIPLTIDGVMKLEVFKKGTVVLSAKYLSEIVKKSPDVIHVKMNENQSVTIQSNEIVTNLNGLHSGEYPNLPQVEEAGYFNIPSVELLEIIKQTVFAVSKSGVRPALTGVNLSIKDNKLSCVATNSHRLALRELPLESKVNGSFTVPSKCLNELTKLINNEAGIIHIFITKSYIVFKANTISLYSRLIEGNYPNVSGLLPQDLKTIITMDTNALLKGIDRACLFASEWRNNNVHLEILDNSKLRISSNSSELGKIEETQSIKAIRGDAGLSISLDGSFLLDALKAIKEKEVKLSFGGPMKPILIEPSDNSSYLHLISPVRTY
- a CDS encoding exosporium protein G, translating into MQSPCILEVDDQFFLVTEIDDVSTLRIRISALLASSLIGLGFPDCGE
- a CDS encoding GNAT family N-acetyltransferase; protein product: MIVSQTWDHEVIAKLNQNVHNLHAKLYPRYFKEYDYCAMKGTFERLVKNNSFVFLVLKELEEPIGYAWIEFKTYPESAFKNEYKSVYVHQLSITESQTQKGYGKKLMNEVYEMAKKNDIDLIELDYWCENIAAKEFYKKQNFKMYREFAFRQL
- a CDS encoding CotD family spore coat protein translates to MYNKPWGHPKGGQCPPQYFPPHRMPTQYNPPQISPTKQNVKTNVINNVIPVFHPTHTTTVNKHFTTYIPHTRSIVKECYSQSFVCGVPQPPSLSRRMLRY